The Daucus carota subsp. sativus chromosome 7, DH1 v3.0, whole genome shotgun sequence genome window below encodes:
- the LOC108196276 gene encoding probable mitochondrial import inner membrane translocase subunit TIM21, with product MFCTKSVKRAGLLLNRSRWITSFSKSSDGVFNHVASAPADNIAKRGLLGPTGIGGLFRRNQINNCLVNYQSLFHLSKTNTAEPAMSSFARAFASQTSKGKDSSKREREISTVEDPFDAPTYNIPQKPVTFTEGASYSLVILAGLGIAAAAAYGVFSELIFSPKEYKVFGMALKRVQNDSQVSVRIGSPVTGYGQDSRNRAARQRIPHRIWTDEDGVEHVEVNFFVRGPHGYGKVFTEMFKDKEEKQWKFTYMIVEIDSPSKAQLMLESYIPGVAT from the exons ATGTTTTGTACAAAAAGTGTCAAGAGAGCTGGGCTTCTTTTGAATAGGAGCAGATGGATCACTAGTTTTTCCAAATCGAGCGATGGGGTTTTTAATCATGTGGCTTCTGCTCCTGCCGATAATATCGCCAAAAGG GGATTGCTTGGACCAACAG GAATTGGTGGTCTCTTTAGAAGGAATCAAATTAATAATTGTCTAGTGAACTATCAGTCCCTGTTTCATCTCTCAAAAACCAACACAGCAGAACCTGCCATGTCTTCCTTTGCTAGAGCCTTTGCATCCCAAACATCAAAAGGAAAAGATTCTTCCAAG CGTGAAAGAGAAATCTCTACGGTTGAGGATCCTTTTGATGCTCCAACATATAATATCCCACAGAAACCGGTGACATTTACTGAGGGGGCTTCATACAGTCTTGTCATTCTTGCAGGTCTTGGAATAGCTGCTGCCGCAGCCTATGGTGTTTTCTCGGAGCTTATATTTTCCCCAAAAGA GTACAAGGTCTTTGGAATGGCTTTGAAAAGGGTTCAGAATGACAGTCAG GTTAGTGTTAGAATTGGCTCTCCTGTTACTGGTTATGGTCAGGACTCTAGGAATCGTGCTGCTCGTCAACGAATTCCTCATAGAATTTGGACTGATGAAGATGGTGTTGAGCATGTTGAG GTTAATTTCTTTGTGCGTGGACCACATGGATATGGGAAAGTTTTCACTGAAATGTTTAAAGACAAGGAAGAAAAGCAATGGAAGTTTACATATATGATTGTCGAGATAGATTCACCTTCCAAGGCACAACTTATGCTTGAGTCTTACATTCCGGGAGTTGCTACCTGA